The following proteins are encoded in a genomic region of Bacteriovorax sp. Seq25_V:
- a CDS encoding succinate dehydrogenase/fumarate reductase iron-sulfur subunit yields the protein MKINFKIWRQENIQTKGAFRDYQLDGINEDMSLLEAIDFLNEKLVLQGEKVIAFDYDCREGICGQCGIFVNGRAHGPHDNVTTCQVHMRSFKEGETIVLEPWRAKAFPIVKDLVVDRSAFDRIIQKGGFISAGTGSAPEANSILIGKKEADKAMDAAACIGCGACVATCKNSSASLFTASKINHLDHLPQGRIESYDRTISMVKQMELEDFGACSFTGGCEIECPQSISISQIARMNNLFMKALLKKE from the coding sequence ATGAAAATTAATTTTAAAATATGGCGACAAGAGAATATTCAAACGAAAGGAGCCTTTAGAGACTATCAATTAGATGGAATCAATGAGGATATGTCTCTACTTGAAGCAATTGATTTCCTGAATGAGAAGTTAGTTCTGCAAGGAGAAAAAGTTATTGCTTTTGACTATGATTGCCGCGAAGGAATTTGCGGACAATGCGGAATTTTTGTAAACGGACGCGCGCATGGTCCCCATGACAATGTCACCACTTGCCAAGTACACATGAGAAGCTTCAAAGAGGGCGAAACTATTGTACTTGAGCCGTGGCGTGCAAAAGCATTCCCTATCGTAAAAGATCTTGTCGTTGACAGATCTGCCTTTGATCGGATTATACAAAAAGGTGGATTTATAAGCGCAGGAACCGGGAGTGCGCCAGAGGCAAACTCTATCCTTATTGGAAAAAAAGAAGCTGACAAGGCCATGGATGCCGCAGCTTGTATTGGATGTGGCGCCTGCGTAGCAACTTGTAAAAATTCATCTGCTTCACTTTTTACCGCTTCGAAAATTAATCATCTCGATCATCTTCCTCAAGGGAGAATTGAATCATACGACCGAACAATATCGATGGTGAAACAAATGGAACTCGAAGACTTTGGTGCATGCTCTTTTACAGGAGGATGTGAGATTGAGTGTCCTCAAAGTATCTCGATTTCCCAAATTGCACGGATGAATAATTTATTTATGAAAGCATTACTCAAGAAAGAATAG
- a CDS encoding prepilin-type N-terminal cleavage/methylation domain-containing protein, whose amino-acid sequence MLGNNYKRNGGFTLIELSLSLGLVGIILLGVNHLMSNSSSISSRAKSDTAIEETLFRVKKLSSNNDKCDQIVQGATNSNNFSFSIDGENFGAGKKIGANAKILSIGSETKLVSDKGSLVLSFLFERSINSKVSQVRKNIVLSVVRSGATGDLKCGGANDIAIETQSVEEYCVSLGGDYSTGSCSFTSTLNSVLEKRISEFLCKAIGGSLAGTTCDQIVLNQDIESDNFSAQKICLSGNCRMKFDNSSCASGYLAGLSVDGLTKECKGLNFQPATVACVPDCSCAASVANSSTCDDGCGGTCQGLDCDYLDRYEAKQTFPATEEEWARNTQVCEYVNYSDLTDPGTCQEDGRIPMSAGICKKFSAGTCSGQTAPQIINVIDNTTCDTGKVCISGSCQSVSTADECESPGACSWQKSFAGESEVGNSGCSWKGSSCNKLDDVRKCQPTACENCVVDPIWYSCKRN is encoded by the coding sequence ATGTTAGGAAATAATTATAAACGAAATGGTGGGTTTACATTAATCGAGCTGTCTTTGAGTTTAGGGCTTGTTGGAATAATTTTACTCGGTGTTAATCATCTGATGTCGAATTCTTCTTCAATCTCATCACGGGCTAAATCAGATACTGCTATTGAAGAAACACTTTTTCGAGTGAAGAAATTATCATCTAATAATGATAAATGTGATCAGATTGTTCAAGGTGCGACAAATTCCAATAATTTTTCGTTTTCTATTGATGGCGAAAATTTTGGTGCAGGAAAAAAAATTGGAGCTAATGCGAAAATCTTATCTATTGGTTCCGAAACTAAGCTTGTTTCAGACAAAGGCTCTTTAGTTCTTTCTTTTCTTTTTGAAAGAAGTATTAATTCCAAAGTTTCACAAGTTAGAAAGAATATAGTTTTAAGTGTTGTAAGAAGTGGGGCCACTGGCGATTTAAAATGTGGTGGCGCAAATGATATTGCTATTGAAACTCAGTCAGTAGAAGAGTATTGTGTGTCTTTAGGTGGAGATTATTCAACCGGATCTTGTAGTTTCACGTCTACACTTAATAGTGTCTTAGAAAAACGTATTTCTGAATTTCTTTGTAAAGCGATTGGCGGTAGTTTAGCCGGTACAACGTGCGATCAAATTGTATTGAATCAAGATATAGAATCGGATAATTTTTCGGCACAAAAAATTTGTCTCTCTGGTAACTGTCGAATGAAATTTGATAATTCGTCCTGCGCATCGGGCTATCTTGCAGGATTATCTGTCGATGGTCTGACGAAAGAATGTAAGGGACTAAACTTTCAGCCTGCAACTGTTGCTTGCGTTCCCGACTGTTCTTGTGCAGCTTCCGTTGCAAACTCTTCAACGTGCGATGATGGATGTGGTGGAACCTGTCAAGGTCTTGATTGTGATTATCTTGATAGGTATGAAGCAAAGCAAACTTTCCCTGCGACAGAAGAAGAATGGGCAAGGAATACTCAAGTCTGTGAGTACGTTAATTATTCAGACTTAACTGATCCTGGAACTTGTCAAGAAGATGGGCGTATTCCTATGAGTGCAGGGATTTGCAAGAAATTTAGTGCTGGAACCTGCTCTGGCCAGACTGCCCCACAAATTATTAACGTAATAGATAATACAACGTGTGATACTGGTAAAGTTTGTATAAGTGGCTCTTGTCAGAGTGTTTCAACGGCAGATGAATGTGAAAGTCCTGGTGCCTGTTCTTGGCAAAAGAGTTTTGCTGGAGAGTCTGAAGTCGGAAACTCCGGATGTTCTTGGAAAGGTTCATCATGTAATAAGTTGGATGATGTACGAAAATGTCAGCCTACTGCCTGTGAGAATTGCGTGGTTGATCCAATATGGTACAGCTGTAAAAGGAATTAG
- a CDS encoding fumarate reductase/succinate dehydrogenase flavoprotein subunit: MDQLNSKVPQGKLEEKWDKYQANAKLINPANKRKLNIIVVGSGLAGAGAAATLAELGYHVDCFCFQDSPRRAHSVAAQGGINASKNYRHDGDSVWRMFYDTLKGGDFRSREANVYRLAQLSAPLIDHFTAQGVPFAREYGGVLSNRSFGGVQVERTFYARGQTGQQLLVAAYSQLSKMVEAKKVSMYTRHEMLELVVIDGKARGIITRNLVTGEIRAHNAHAVVLATGGYSRVFRLSTLAIGCNGSAIWKAHKKGAFFAAPSFTQIHPTALPQSSESQSKLTLMSESLRNDGRIWVPKNKDEKRKANEIPEDQRDYYLERRYPSYGNLAPRDISSRAAKERIDAGHGVGPLKNAVYLDFKDAIKRLGIQTIKDRYGNLFSMYKKITGIDAYQEPMLISPAAHFSMGGLWVDYELMTTINGLYAIGEANYSDHGANRLGANSLLQASIDGYFILPNTINNYLADIVKEEVPSIDHPEFQKSINEVRAHIDRLLSIDGKKTVDHFHRELGNIMWKECAMSRNQEGLIHAISKIKDIKKDFWKEVKVTGHDKEFNQELEKALRLADFLELALLMCEDALQRNESCGAHFREEYQSSDGEAQRNDEDYSYVSAWKYLSEDKFELVREQLIFEYVKPTVRSYK, from the coding sequence ATGGATCAACTCAACAGTAAAGTTCCTCAAGGAAAACTCGAAGAAAAATGGGATAAGTATCAAGCGAATGCGAAGCTTATCAATCCTGCAAATAAAAGAAAATTGAATATCATCGTCGTCGGTTCTGGACTTGCAGGAGCAGGAGCAGCTGCAACGCTAGCAGAACTTGGTTATCACGTAGATTGTTTTTGTTTTCAAGACTCTCCTAGACGCGCGCACTCTGTTGCCGCACAAGGGGGTATCAACGCCAGCAAGAATTACAGACATGATGGAGATAGTGTTTGGCGTATGTTCTATGATACTTTAAAAGGCGGAGACTTTAGATCACGAGAAGCAAATGTTTACCGTCTTGCCCAACTCTCCGCTCCACTTATTGATCATTTTACGGCCCAGGGAGTACCTTTTGCTCGTGAGTATGGTGGAGTTTTATCAAACCGTAGTTTTGGTGGAGTCCAAGTAGAAAGAACTTTCTATGCACGAGGACAGACAGGACAACAACTTTTAGTTGCAGCATATTCCCAACTTTCAAAAATGGTTGAGGCAAAGAAAGTCTCAATGTACACGCGACACGAAATGCTTGAGCTTGTTGTGATAGATGGAAAGGCCAGGGGAATTATAACAAGGAATCTTGTAACAGGTGAAATAAGGGCACACAATGCTCATGCAGTGGTATTAGCGACAGGTGGTTATTCACGAGTTTTTAGGCTCTCAACACTTGCTATAGGATGTAATGGATCGGCAATTTGGAAGGCCCATAAAAAAGGAGCATTTTTTGCAGCACCAAGCTTTACTCAAATACACCCAACCGCCCTGCCACAATCGAGTGAGTCCCAATCGAAACTTACTTTAATGAGTGAATCACTTAGAAATGATGGAAGAATCTGGGTACCAAAAAATAAAGATGAAAAAAGAAAAGCGAATGAAATACCTGAAGATCAGAGAGATTATTACCTCGAACGAAGATACCCCAGCTATGGTAACCTTGCCCCAAGGGATATCTCTTCACGAGCAGCGAAAGAAAGAATTGATGCTGGACATGGAGTAGGGCCACTAAAAAATGCAGTCTATCTTGATTTTAAAGATGCGATCAAGAGACTTGGAATCCAAACAATAAAAGATCGTTACGGCAATCTCTTTAGTATGTATAAAAAGATAACAGGTATTGATGCCTATCAAGAACCAATGCTTATCTCTCCCGCGGCACACTTTTCAATGGGAGGTCTCTGGGTCGATTACGAGCTGATGACAACCATCAATGGTCTCTATGCAATCGGGGAGGCCAACTACTCCGATCATGGGGCCAACCGTTTAGGCGCTAATTCTCTTTTACAGGCAAGTATTGATGGGTATTTCATTCTACCAAATACTATCAATAATTATCTTGCGGATATTGTTAAAGAAGAAGTTCCAAGTATTGACCATCCCGAATTTCAAAAGTCCATTAATGAAGTTCGAGCACATATCGATCGCCTACTCTCTATCGACGGGAAAAAGACTGTGGACCATTTTCACAGAGAACTCGGCAATATTATGTGGAAAGAGTGCGCGATGAGTAGAAATCAAGAAGGGCTCATTCATGCAATTTCAAAAATAAAAGATATTAAAAAAGATTTTTGGAAAGAAGTGAAAGTGACAGGTCACGACAAAGAATTTAATCAAGAACTAGAGAAAGCACTTCGCCTCGCTGACTTTCTTGAGCTGGCACTACTAATGTGTGAGGATGCTCTTCAAAGAAATGAATCCTGTGGCGCACACTTTAGAGAGGAATACCAAAGTTCCGATGGTGAAGCTCAGAGAAATGACGAGGATTACTCTTACGTATCAGCATGGAAATATTTATCTGAAGATAAGTTCGAACTCGTCCGTGAACAATTGATTTTTGAATACGTAAAACCAACAGTTAGAAGCTACAAGTAG
- a CDS encoding metallophosphoesterase, producing MRSFKNLVFLPVILSTLVSCNQEDLSKIKEQLKEELKEEVVDDTAPTTPTTPLPTESEDLKIVIISDLNGSYGSVDYNSRIDVAISKINEVRPDLVLVTGDMVAGQKKGLNYEAMWDGFHRTVTVPLSMAGIPVFVTPGNHDASAYSGFEQERAIYKREWESYQSDYIQDYDQITKVDMSNYPFYYSFAFKGTLFISLDGTKTSELDSTQKAWLLSQVKTPVEYKNKVVFSHLPFHPVAQGRENDYIRDASNSLYKELKSSGVNLFLSGHHHSYYPGVYDGTRFVSQSCLGSGPRKLISSSSTSKYSFTMVDFSDGIKVDAYDYPSFKKPVPRSSLPSKIKSPKGGYLNRDDTVFSNVSIGNLE from the coding sequence TTGCGTTCGTTCAAAAATCTTGTTTTTCTTCCAGTTATTTTATCAACATTAGTCTCTTGTAACCAAGAGGATCTTTCAAAAATCAAAGAACAATTAAAAGAAGAACTCAAAGAGGAAGTTGTCGATGATACTGCACCGACAACACCAACAACACCATTGCCAACTGAATCGGAAGATTTAAAAATTGTAATTATCTCAGACTTAAATGGAAGTTATGGTTCGGTAGATTATAATTCTCGTATTGACGTTGCTATCTCAAAAATCAATGAAGTAAGGCCAGACCTTGTTCTTGTGACTGGAGACATGGTAGCAGGTCAGAAGAAGGGACTAAATTATGAGGCCATGTGGGATGGATTCCATCGCACAGTTACAGTTCCTCTTTCGATGGCCGGAATTCCAGTTTTTGTGACGCCTGGAAATCATGATGCTTCAGCGTATTCAGGTTTTGAGCAGGAAAGAGCGATTTATAAGAGAGAGTGGGAGAGTTACCAGTCTGATTATATTCAAGACTACGATCAAATTACAAAAGTTGATATGAGCAATTACCCTTTCTATTATTCTTTCGCATTTAAAGGTACATTATTTATTTCATTAGATGGGACAAAAACTTCAGAGTTAGATAGTACTCAGAAGGCCTGGTTACTATCCCAGGTAAAAACACCTGTTGAATATAAAAATAAAGTAGTCTTCTCACACTTACCGTTTCACCCGGTAGCGCAAGGACGGGAGAATGATTACATCCGTGATGCTTCAAACTCTCTTTATAAGGAGCTTAAGTCTTCTGGAGTTAATCTCTTTTTATCTGGTCACCATCATTCATACTATCCAGGAGTTTACGATGGAACCCGTTTTGTTTCTCAATCATGTCTCGGCAGCGGGCCGAGAAAGTTAATTTCAAGTTCAAGTACAAGTAAGTATAGCTTTACAATGGTCGATTTTAGCGATGGTATTAAGGTAGATGCTTATGATTATCCAAGCTTCAAAAAACCTGTGCCAAGAAGCTCGCTACCAAGTAAAATTAAATCACCTAAGGGTGGATATCTTAACCGCGATGATACTGTCTTTAGTAACGTATCTATCGGTAATCTCGAATAG
- a CDS encoding succinate dehydrogenase cytochrome b subunit, which produces MHLIKKYLMAITGLFLSFFLIVHLSANFLLLLPHEIAPNLYNSYSNALRTNPVIEVVSIFLYLAIILHTVIAINLTLRNKRKTETPYHQNKILETSSWPSQNMGLLGLMILIFIIVHMANFWAKVKLGIEGPMPTDINGHSDIYMLVVTSLKDPILVTFYAVMSIPLAMHLSHGVSSAFRSLGVYHKRYMRYIEILSKIYSVVMGLGFGLIPLYIFFFSKVS; this is translated from the coding sequence ATGCACTTAATAAAAAAATACCTAATGGCCATAACAGGACTTTTTTTAAGTTTCTTTCTCATCGTTCACTTGAGTGCAAACTTCTTGCTCTTACTACCACATGAGATTGCGCCAAATCTGTATAATTCATATTCAAATGCTCTACGAACAAATCCTGTTATTGAAGTTGTTTCAATTTTTCTTTATCTTGCAATCATTCTTCATACGGTGATTGCTATTAATCTCACTTTAAGAAATAAAAGAAAAACAGAAACACCATACCATCAAAACAAAATCCTTGAGACATCATCTTGGCCATCACAAAACATGGGCCTGCTCGGACTCATGATCCTTATTTTTATCATCGTCCACATGGCAAATTTCTGGGCAAAAGTTAAGCTTGGAATTGAAGGACCAATGCCTACAGATATCAATGGTCATTCAGATATCTACATGCTTGTAGTTACATCATTAAAAGATCCAATTCTTGTAACCTTCTATGCTGTAATGTCCATCCCTCTTGCGATGCACTTATCCCATGGAGTAAGTAGTGCATTTCGATCTCTTGGCGTTTATCACAAACGTTATATGAGATATATTGAAATACTTTCTAAAATTTATAGTGTTGTAATGGGACTAGGCTTTGGTCTAATCCCACTGTACATATTTTTCTTTTCTAAGGTGTCATAA
- a CDS encoding S8 family peptidase, giving the protein MFKATVGLCLLGTLSVSASSDLKINNTRLIVKLKNENASLVSDSIRAVMPLFSGYQVIYSDNIEKLKAELESNNLVESVNFDYFAGRSKLEVPEFVEKLTPSFEKATNGFNDPGISRLWAFKSADRAGMNVSDAYEAMGSQTGEEVVVAVVDTGVDYNHEDLKEVMWVNAGEIPGNGIDDDENGYIDDVHGINTLVRDADGNATADIMDKHSHGTHVSGTIAAKQNNGLGIAGVAANARIMGIRTVPNSGDETDVDVAESFLYAAKNGAKIINCSFGKSHNEGGMLVKETIDYIGREYGVLVVAAAGNESSNIDRYKTWPASYESENLLVVASTTKYGSMSGFSNYGVTNVDVAAPGSSIYSTTPGNRYGNMSGTSMATPNTVGVAAQILSLNPGMSPYELKARIMENSTTVSKYSNKVGSSGLVNLLDSMR; this is encoded by the coding sequence ATGTTTAAGGCCACGGTTGGTTTATGTCTTCTTGGGACTCTGTCTGTTTCTGCATCGTCAGATTTAAAAATTAATAATACTCGTTTAATAGTTAAGCTTAAAAATGAAAATGCGTCACTGGTTAGTGATTCAATTCGTGCAGTTATGCCATTATTCAGTGGTTATCAAGTTATCTACTCAGACAACATTGAAAAGTTAAAAGCTGAACTTGAAAGTAATAATCTTGTTGAAAGTGTTAATTTCGATTACTTCGCCGGTCGTTCTAAACTTGAAGTTCCAGAGTTTGTTGAAAAATTAACGCCATCATTTGAGAAAGCGACCAATGGATTTAACGACCCAGGTATTTCTAGATTATGGGCATTTAAGAGTGCAGATCGTGCAGGGATGAATGTTTCTGATGCTTATGAAGCAATGGGGAGTCAGACTGGTGAGGAAGTTGTTGTTGCAGTTGTTGACACAGGTGTTGATTATAACCATGAGGACTTGAAAGAAGTAATGTGGGTGAATGCTGGTGAAATTCCAGGAAATGGAATTGATGATGATGAGAATGGATATATTGATGATGTTCATGGAATTAATACTCTTGTAAGAGATGCTGATGGCAACGCGACTGCAGATATAATGGATAAACACTCTCATGGTACTCACGTTTCAGGAACGATTGCAGCTAAACAGAATAATGGACTTGGAATTGCTGGAGTTGCTGCTAATGCACGTATTATGGGGATCAGAACAGTTCCAAATAGTGGTGATGAAACTGATGTTGATGTTGCTGAGTCTTTTCTCTATGCTGCAAAAAATGGTGCAAAAATTATTAACTGCTCTTTTGGTAAGTCGCACAATGAAGGTGGGATGTTAGTTAAGGAGACAATTGATTATATTGGTAGAGAGTATGGTGTTCTTGTTGTCGCTGCTGCTGGTAATGAGTCTTCAAATATTGATAGATACAAAACATGGCCAGCTTCTTATGAGAGTGAAAATCTATTAGTTGTTGCTTCAACTACAAAATATGGTTCAATGTCAGGATTTTCTAATTATGGTGTGACAAATGTTGATGTGGCCGCTCCTGGTTCAAGCATTTACTCAACGACGCCTGGTAATAGATATGGAAATATGTCAGGGACGTCGATGGCTACCCCAAATACAGTTGGTGTTGCGGCACAAATTCTTTCCTTAAACCCTGGAATGTCTCCATATGAATTGAAAGCAAGAATTATGGAAAATTCAACAACTGTTTCCAAGTATAGTAATAAAGTTGGTTCTTCTGGATTAGTTAATTTACTTGATTCAATGAGATAA
- a CDS encoding MATE family efflux transporter has product MMKNYLEQCVNKYHLKELILFAIPLIIGQVGQMLFSIGDTFVAGKFSTIALSSIGVGSAIISPAIMFGVASCFSISAVASRLSGEGHSIKESDVFTTGLSMSLIFGLLITSFLFFGAPLIKFIGLNDEISFNVQSYVKVVSFSVIPALLYQAIKEFLQAMGDTFFANLLIIIFNIFNIILNYIFMFGYGPIPSFGIIGAAYATIITRAFMFIALFIYTEKKYHLPISYSLERKKELLKLGLPVGMGSLVEVLMFASVTVLVGKMATHISASHNIALNVAGLTFMVPFAINGTAGVKVAYAYGKKDIELIKNYSIGCIILAEAFMLMTATFYTIFPSSIAYIFTTDTAVISYVTGLFFYVALFQIPDGLQVVMWGILRGIGESRVPMLLSFMGYWLIAIPIGSYLAFNGGMQAKGLWAGLAIGLSIVSVLLVITFRTRLKKLTFPV; this is encoded by the coding sequence ATGATGAAGAATTATCTTGAACAATGCGTAAATAAATATCATCTAAAAGAACTCATTCTCTTTGCTATTCCTCTTATTATTGGTCAAGTTGGCCAGATGCTTTTTAGCATCGGTGATACTTTTGTTGCGGGAAAATTCTCTACAATTGCCCTTTCAAGTATTGGTGTTGGTAGTGCAATCATTTCTCCTGCAATCATGTTTGGTGTTGCAAGCTGTTTTAGCATAAGTGCTGTGGCCTCTAGACTCTCTGGAGAGGGGCATTCGATTAAAGAAAGTGATGTCTTTACAACAGGGCTTTCGATGTCGTTAATTTTTGGTCTATTAATTACTTCATTTCTTTTCTTTGGCGCGCCTTTAATCAAGTTCATTGGTCTCAATGACGAGATTTCTTTTAACGTGCAGTCTTATGTGAAGGTTGTGTCTTTTTCCGTTATACCTGCGTTGCTATATCAGGCGATAAAAGAATTTCTTCAGGCGATGGGGGATACATTCTTCGCAAATCTCCTCATCATTATATTTAATATTTTCAACATTATTTTAAATTATATTTTTATGTTTGGGTATGGACCTATCCCATCGTTTGGAATTATTGGAGCTGCCTATGCGACAATAATTACTCGTGCCTTTATGTTTATTGCGCTCTTTATCTATACAGAGAAGAAGTATCACCTTCCAATTTCTTATAGTCTTGAGCGTAAGAAAGAATTACTAAAACTTGGCCTTCCAGTAGGAATGGGTTCTCTTGTTGAAGTTTTAATGTTTGCTTCTGTTACTGTTTTAGTTGGAAAGATGGCAACACATATTTCTGCTTCTCATAATATCGCTCTTAATGTGGCAGGACTTACATTCATGGTTCCCTTTGCTATTAATGGTACGGCCGGTGTTAAAGTTGCTTATGCCTATGGGAAAAAAGATATCGAGCTGATTAAAAACTACTCAATCGGCTGCATCATTCTTGCTGAAGCTTTTATGTTAATGACAGCAACTTTCTATACGATATTTCCATCTTCGATTGCCTATATCTTTACAACAGATACGGCAGTTATTAGTTATGTCACGGGACTATTTTTCTATGTTGCTCTCTTTCAGATCCCTGATGGACTTCAAGTTGTTATGTGGGGAATTCTTCGTGGGATAGGTGAGAGTCGGGTTCCAATGCTTCTCTCTTTTATGGGGTATTGGCTTATCGCGATACCAATTGGGTCCTACCTTGCATTTAATGGAGGTATGCAGGCCAAGGGATTGTGGGCAGGGCTAGCAATTGGTTTAAGTATTGTTTCAGTTCTACTTGTTATTACTTTTAGAACAAGACTTAAAAAGTTGACTTTTCCAGTTTAA
- a CDS encoding putative lipoprotein, with protein MLRFIFITISFLFFSSCADDNSALEYHVLINKTQSSSNLNLLLKRATKLTVEVIYEAGAQPYTENQMNRNQPLWNLLENNIKAIYEARGMTVDLVIPKLAKDMKMVDTQDKDSWTADEISSFIAANRVHSPSETEGVIYVLFVNGHFNNGESINRNVIGVNVTGTTDIAIFKDVVKNMGPVQDGMVAKFSEQSTLVHEFGHAMGLVNNGVNQVSEHHDSEHGAHCSNPSCVMYWMNEGTSKMVDYVNEYIKTGDEVMFKASCLEDITNY; from the coding sequence ATGCTAAGATTCATTTTTATAACTATTTCTTTTTTATTTTTCTCTAGTTGCGCTGATGATAATTCGGCACTTGAATATCATGTTTTAATTAACAAAACACAATCAAGCTCTAATTTAAACCTGCTCCTAAAGCGTGCAACTAAACTCACTGTTGAAGTTATCTATGAAGCTGGAGCTCAGCCTTATACTGAGAATCAGATGAATCGCAATCAACCTCTTTGGAATCTCTTAGAAAATAACATCAAGGCAATCTACGAGGCCCGTGGAATGACTGTAGACTTGGTTATTCCAAAGCTTGCAAAAGATATGAAGATGGTTGATACACAAGATAAAGATAGTTGGACGGCCGATGAAATTTCCAGTTTTATTGCTGCAAACAGAGTTCATTCGCCAAGTGAGACTGAAGGAGTCATTTACGTCTTATTTGTTAATGGTCATTTTAATAATGGTGAATCGATAAATCGAAATGTCATTGGAGTCAATGTTACAGGAACCACAGATATTGCTATCTTCAAAGATGTTGTTAAAAATATGGGACCTGTACAAGATGGAATGGTAGCAAAGTTCTCAGAGCAGTCTACTCTTGTTCATGAATTCGGTCATGCGATGGGGCTTGTTAATAATGGTGTAAATCAAGTGAGTGAGCATCATGATAGTGAGCATGGAGCCCACTGCTCTAATCCCTCTTGTGTTATGTACTGGATGAATGAAGGAACGTCGAAGATGGTTGATTACGTAAATGAGTATATAAAAACTGGCGATGAAGTAATGTTCAAGGCCAGTTGCCTGGAAGATATAACTAATTACTGA
- a CDS encoding type II secretion system protein: protein MKVFNDRGMTLVEIMVAFGLLGAVAVGLISISKNQGMISQNNNSEGQISEYVSLISSSLNNKITCDQMIPSLGTLVLSTIDSNVLTSVTHVESEFITPPTTASVEVLPVSILLKFDKKSGNGTLRRTNRKVSFLGQFKNGVFVDCVDYESHAIQTSFKIGCETIGGQYNFDGTNASCDYSQINEGSAFAKGIREYICTNVYGGSFDSINQRCLNMKIDGEIRAQNITPSYFMLNGKMRTSFNQACTGENTFITTVNVDGSVACRTVSICTKGLDCNGEPPVVVTPPPSVCSDGQTRIIEGEGTMCSCPVSKPYMCNPRITQVCSSGAWKEVSCITGGCEAMSCI from the coding sequence GTGAAAGTTTTTAATGATAGAGGAATGACATTAGTCGAAATTATGGTGGCCTTTGGACTGCTTGGGGCCGTTGCTGTTGGACTTATTTCTATTTCTAAGAATCAGGGGATGATTTCACAAAATAATAATTCGGAAGGACAAATTAGTGAGTATGTTAGTTTGATATCAAGTTCTTTGAATAATAAAATCACTTGTGATCAAATGATTCCTTCACTCGGAACTTTAGTGTTATCAACAATTGACTCAAATGTTTTGACAAGTGTTACTCATGTTGAGAGTGAGTTTATTACACCTCCTACAACTGCTAGCGTGGAAGTTTTACCAGTATCTATATTATTAAAATTTGATAAAAAGTCAGGAAATGGGACATTGAGAAGAACAAATCGCAAGGTATCATTTTTAGGGCAGTTTAAAAATGGTGTCTTTGTTGATTGTGTTGATTATGAATCTCATGCGATTCAAACATCGTTTAAGATTGGTTGTGAGACTATTGGTGGTCAATATAACTTTGATGGCACTAATGCATCTTGTGATTATTCTCAGATTAATGAGGGGTCTGCTTTTGCAAAAGGTATAAGAGAATATATTTGTACTAATGTCTATGGTGGAAGTTTCGACTCTATTAATCAAAGATGCCTCAATATGAAGATTGACGGAGAAATTCGAGCTCAAAATATTACACCAAGCTACTTCATGTTAAATGGGAAAATGCGCACTTCATTTAATCAGGCATGTACAGGTGAGAATACTTTTATAACAACAGTAAATGTTGATGGTAGTGTCGCCTGTCGAACAGTGTCGATATGCACTAAAGGCTTAGATTGTAATGGAGAACCACCTGTCGTTGTAACTCCTCCTCCATCTGTTTGTTCCGATGGTCAGACAAGGATTATTGAAGGAGAGGGGACAATGTGCTCTTGCCCTGTGTCCAAGCCGTATATGTGTAATCCCCGTATAACTCAAGTTTGTTCCTCTGGGGCTTGGAAAGAAGTTAGTTGTATTACTGGTGGATGTGAAGCGATGAGCTGTATTTAA